The sequence gtaaaaaaatacttaaatagaAGTAATAATAGAGATACCCGAAATTCCTTTGCGATTTATTATGCCATGAATTGCATTGTGGTTGTCATTGAATCACCCTAACTGTTGTAACTCTTGTTTGCCagcaatttatttacaaatgagAGAGAGAACTACCTCCTGCTGTCTTTTTATTTAAGTATCAATGGAATTCCTAAAAATTGGTCTATATAACTCCTACAAGCTGTAAATTCCATGTCAATACAaactgaatatatatatatatatatatatatatattagtacaAGTGTGAGGTTTTAAAAGGTAAAAGACGGTGTAAAATATGTACTAGAATCACCTTCCtagaaatttcatttttttttcacccaCATCCACGGAATACTAAATTCACAGGGGTGGTGGGCTATTCAGATACTCTACAAGTTATGGGGTCCAACTCACTCGGGTGTCTTGTAGCACCAAATTAGATTCCTTTCGGTTCTATTTAgtgtaaagaaatttttgttctttttttttcctgagacttgagagagagagagagagagagtaggcACAGCAGTACCATATAACTCACTTTTATTATCTTTCCTTCAGTTAGGTTCATTTCACTTCATCTGTATCAACTGCACAAAGCAGGAGAATTATCTTTTCTTTCTGCAGCCACTTTCTCTCTACAAAATCAATCCAATTCCTCCTTCATTTTCTCAGTACCCTCATTTAATCATTTTTCGTCCTCTCACATACAGCCTGTTTGCCTGCCACACTCTAACACATTCTAGCTACTCCCCAAAAGTTCTGCCACTAATTCTCCAACCCCCCAAAGCACCAAactgatcaaaagatttggtgaacaaaacaaacaagttgTAGTTGGTAACCATATCCTTTCACTATTTGTCTCTTCCCCTCTACACTAGCTCTTTTTCTACACCATGAACTTGTAGTTTACTTCTCAATATGTTGTATTGCCAAAGGGAATCATGAGCCTTAACTCTCAGAATCTACATTTGTGGTGGAGACTCTTATCCTTCCTTCTTCTACTTCTTCAATCTGTTACATCTCAATTTGTTACACCTCTTAACTCTGATGGGATTCACCTGCTTAAATTCAAATACTCCATCCTCAGCGACCCATTATCAGTCTTAAAGAACTGGAATTACGACGATGTAACACCATGTTCATGGCATGGTGTTGCATGCAGTGAAATTGGAGCCCCTGGTACCCCTGACTTTTTCAGAGTAACTAGCTTGGCCCTTCCCAATAGCCAGCTTTTGGGTTCCATTTCTGAAGACTTAGGCTTGATCCAATACCTTCGCCACATCGATCTTTCCAACAACTTCCTCAATGGCTCTCTACCCAACACTATCTTCAACTCTTCTCAACTTCAAGTACTTTCCCTCTCAAACAATGTTATCTCCGGTGAACTACCTCAGCTAATTGGTAAAATGACAAACCTTAAACTTCTCAACCTCTCCGACAATGCCTTTGCCGGTTTGATCCCAGAAAACCTCTCCACTTTACCAAACTTAACCATTGTTTCTTTGAAGAGTAACTACTTTTCTGGTAGTGTCCCTAACGGGTTCAACTACGTGGAGATTCTGGATCTGTCCTCCAATTTGCTCAATGGTTCTTTGCCAAATGAATTTGGCGGCGAAAGCTTGCGCTACTTGAACCTCTCTTACAACAAAATTTCTGGAACAATACCGCCAGCATTCGTGAAACAGATTCCTGCAAACACAACAGTGGACCTCTCGTTCAACAATCTGACAGGGCCAATACCAGGATCTGAAGCTTTGCTCAACCAGAAGACAGAGTTTCTATCAGGAAATGCTGATCTCTGTGGTAAGCCTTTGAAGATTCTTTGCACTGTTCCCTCTACTATGTCCTCTGCTCCACCCAACGTCACCACATCTTCACCAGCCATTGCAGCCATACCAAAAACAATTGACTCAACCCCTTCAACAAACTCAACAGGAACCACCACCAGTTCTCAGAATGTCTCACAAAGTGGCCTAAAACCTGCCACCATAGCAGCGATTGTGGTAGGAGACTTAGCTGGCATGGCCCTTTTGGCCCTGATCGTTCTCTTCATCTACCAacagagaaagaaaagataTCCAAATCCAAAACTACACACTAATGCTTCTTCTGCCAACAACTcagaaaagaaacaagaaactgTTTCAAGACAAGATGCAGAGGCAAGAACTGTAACACCTTCACTTCCTTGTTCCTGCTTAACaatcaaagaagaagaaacttcAGAAGCAACAAGCTCCGACAGCGACTGTGAGAGCAGCACCGCAGTGGACATCATAGCAGCACAAAACAGGAACCTTCCGAAACACGGCACTCTTGTGACCGTGGACGGGGAGACAAATTTGGAGCTTGAGACTTTGCTTAAGGCTTCAGCGTATATTTTGGGAAACAGCCACGTCAGCATTGTTTACAAGGCGGTTCTGGAAGATGGAAGAGCCTTTGCTGTTAGAAGGATCGGTGAGTGTGGGATTGAGAGAATGAAGGACTTCGAGAACCAAGTCCGTGCCATTGCAAAGCTTCGCCATCCGAATTTGGTTAAGGTTCGTGGCTTCTGCTGGGGCCAAGAAGATAAACTCCTAATATGTGACTATGTCCCCAATGGCAGCCTCGCCACCATAGATCACAGTAAGTTCCTCTCCACCATCAATATCATTCATATGAATCTCTTAAACAGTTTAGTAGTCGGTTTTAGTAtggttttcaaattataattattagagTTTCATCTGCTAAACCTAAATACAAACCTTGCATCAGATGCGTGTATTTTTTTGTAACGTGTTATCCGTATATTCTCCGTAATGAAGTTTTTTCATTCCAACCACATTTTTATTCCATCATATAACTTAAATTCGAGATCTTGCTCTGAAGAACCAAGTTTTAGTATCACTAGAACAAACAATTTGTTGTACAAAACTTATGTGTATGAATTAGTAAGATGAAACTCTAATTCTAATTAggtattaaaattagaatttcacTTGATAAGCTGATACTCTAATTTTGATTAGATAATAATGCTTAATCATGTTATTTGGTGGATGTTATTGGATTTGTTACTGATGGGAGTTTAATTATATATGGTTTAGGAAGGGCAGGTGCATCCCCTTTGAACTTGTCATTGGAGGTGCGGTTGAAGATAGCGAAAGGGGTGGCACGAGGGTTGGCTTTCATTCACGAGAAGAAACACGTGCATGGCAACGTTAAACCCAGCAACATTCTGTTGAACTCGGAAATGGAACCCATCATAAGCGATTTAGGGTTGGATCGGGTCCTCTTGAATGACGTAACCCACAAAGCAAACGGTTCGGCAAGGAAACAAGACCTGCCATTTGGTTCCATCCCCTTCTCAACAATGGGACCATCCACTAGCGGTGTGGGTCAAATAATGCACTATCAAGCACCAGAGTCACTTCTAAGCGTCAAACCCAGCAACAAATGGGACGTGTACTCTTTTGGCGTGGTCTTGCTGGAGCTTCTAACTGGGAGGGTTTTCTCGGACCGTGAGTTGGACCAGTGGCACGAACCGGGTTCGGAGGAAGAGGAGAAAAACCGGGTCTTGAGGATAGCTGACGTGGCAATAAAGTCTGAAATAGAAGGGAGAGAGAATGTGGTATTGGCGTGGTTCAAGCTGGGGCTTAGCTGTGTTTCTCATGTCCCACAAAAGAGATCGTCCATGAAAGAGGCTCTACAAATCTTAGACAAGATCGCTGGTGCTGCTCCAGTCAATTAATTCTTCTCCATAATGATGTGTTTTCCCTTTCACACCCCGTTTTTAAGATCAAGGTGTTTAGCCTTTTCCATCTTTTGTTGACTTGAATTAGGCATATCAAGACATAGGAAAAGATTAGAGACAATTAAGTGTTTGTTAATTTATGCAAGGTAACAATGATTGTAACTTTGACCACTGAATCGAATCCTTGTctgatctttatatatataattaaggcGCATTTTTGGTCATGGACATGGGCATGCATGGCCGGTCTTGCTGACTATTAAGCTTGCGCAATAAGCGATCCATGTTTGTTTGGTCGTACATAAGAATGATGGGGGACTAGTGCTTCTGATTATACTGCACAAAATTTTGGACATGGTGGATCTCAAAGTCTTTGATATAATAGTGTGCACTCTTTCATtgtcagtatttttttttttatcatcatgcgcgcctatataataaaacatgttaacaaaaatatcttttgcaGTCACAGTCCATCTTCGACAAATTagtcaaatttaaatttctataaaaatattcgctttttttaaaacattttcttaAGAGAATTTGATAgtgatgaatatttattttattcaataaagtgGACTAAACGCACGCTTCATGGCACCAGTGGAGCATGACGTGGTTTCCTGGTCGgggacaagaaaaaataaacagtGTCAGGACGTTGTTGATGATGCGTTTGCATAGATGAGGAGGGTAGAGTATCCATTGATGcatggcttttgtttcttaGCTAATCTTAAAATGATAGctgtattttttacataatgaCCAGCTCTCGTGTAGTGGTATTCAGTAATTCGtccatgttaattttttttcttcttttattccatttgaaaatatgataataagGAAATTGTTCAGATTTAAATCCTAGCCACACAATTAGTAACTGACCTTAgacgagaaataaaaaaaaaaaaaaaaagtgagacgCGTCTCAGTAGTTAACGACAAAAATCACAGtatgttatataattaaaattcaaaatttattatgcatGTAAAtagaatgttaattaattttgtattataattgagttttttcccctttctttttaacaatttaatactttgcaaaaaaaaacataatcatgGTTTATGTTTGAAGTTGTAATAGTCGACTAAATCTCCAAATCGattttaaaaagttgaaaacttaaaaaatgcatttgaacttttgatttggttcaatttcaatttttattgttaaaatcaaaccaaatctttaatatatttatattgatatgTAGTTGtaccaaaataaatattgatttgtagttataaaaatattatttttttatttaattttgatcttcttatttttttttgtctaacatttatttcttttaatttttatattttaattaattatatttttttggtatctTAGGTGAATATGATAAGTTTAGATttaaaaaagtcctcaattctTGTCTACCTTTTATATGCAAATTGaggattaaataaaaattataaattttttaaaataaaaaaatcaaaatcacaagaaaaaaaagtaaaaagatcaaaatttaTAGAAGATTAAAATTACAGATTAATCAATCATTTTTAATACACTATTATTAAAAGTGGTTTGTATTGAAATTACTATCACATGATCGTTTACTTTGcgatgttttgtttttgtttgcttttttttatatcatgcttatgaaaatatcattttcgAAAGTTGATTACAACTGATTTGGTTAATAGATTATGTTTAACTTTATTAATCGTCAAGCCCAAATCTTGTATGTAACAGTTCATATCATAAGCCCAAATcatcaaatcaaattcaaactacCAAGAATACcctttaattaaaagaaagggTATAATCGTCTCACCGATGAGCAAAGGACGGAATAAACGATGGCCCCTCATCTTCTTCATAGACAGGCTCTGTTGCTCCGCTTCCATAACCACCCCGCTGCAGCAGTCGTTGCGCATCACCGGCCATGGTGCAGCGCCCCCGCCAACCTACCGTCGGACTAAGCGGACGAGAAaacaaatcaatatttattgtgttttgtgtgttaTAATTCGGTGTGAAATATTGATATCGTTTGTGTTTGTTATTTTGgtattctatttttatataaaggtTTTAAGATATAATCTTTATTTGTATATGCGGGCTAAAAGCAGACAAATCGGAGGAACCGGTCAGAATAACAGAAGAGGTTCTAATCTTCGAAGACAATAACCTCaagtttatttaataattattttctttccttaattttttttagtttctgaaaattagtttttaaaatttatttttaaattttgaaaattaattttcagaaTATAAAATAGGGAAATTGTGCAAAAAAGGTGAAAGTTGATATTACATTGATATAAGTGAAAGTAGATTTGAATCTCTTAAGATTTGAGTTTTAACtttataaataaacataattgaGAGGAAGTGACTAGGTACTCCAAATCAGGGTGGGTAAACACGGGTTGAGGTCTATGGACTCGAACGTGAGGTTTGTGGTCCGTGCGGGTTACTGACCAATTCTTTTAAACGGTTTatggttatgtcatattttttaaattcgtCTCGCTTAACCCGCAAACTATGCATGTTTGGTCCGCGGGGTCCGCGGATTGCCCTAAACGCACATTAAGTTTGATTTGTGTGATCCTGACCCAATtatattaggtttgattttctctttttcactttaaacttttcttttaaaataacagaTCAAGAAATATACtggataagataaagatttaaagataacaataaaagatttaaatgaaaagatgataaagataaaaaatgataagataacaaaaataaaaaattaaaataaaaaagataagtgataacatGCTAAAAATCTTTCTTTTTGTCATACGACTCTTTCCCCTGAAAAATAAAACGCGACTCACACTCACGCAGTCACGCGACACACCACAGCGGCACAGCCTCGGCCCACCATCACGTTACCACGCAAAGTacatctcttctctctctagaatttgtttttatcttaatttttgttggggctgattcattgttgttgtattcttaaatctgaaatcatttgttattggagatgtttaaatttcatattttagatttattgcttggattttcttttgttaagacattatttattttattttatagatataattgattaattattgagattttatttacatatgtattgaacttaatttgattgtattgtatttttaataaaattgattttttttttaaattaggcaCGCGGACCGCCCTGTTTGACCTGCAGGGTCCGTGGGACGGGGATAGAtcaatttatttggtccatgTAAGAAGCGGGACGGATTGGCTGGGTCTGCTGCCAATGCAGACTTATGCGAGCGGACCTTACGCGGGACGAGCCGGCCCGGCCCGCCTACCCACCCATACTCCCAATTAGTTAACACGTGTTTCTTGTGTCCGGTAAGTGagtataaaaagtttaaaaagactaaaaaaccTAAAATGTTAACACGTATTAGTTAACCAATGAGGACAAAATTGAGTTTTGATAATATACAATTTGATATATGTTTAATAGATATTTTCTccgatttaattataaataaatttaattattatgtatatGGATTAAAGAattgaattaataatattttatttaaatttttttaaaaatatattttataataatatttgtaa comes from Glycine soja cultivar W05 chromosome 20, ASM419377v2, whole genome shotgun sequence and encodes:
- the LOC114403655 gene encoding receptor protein kinase-like protein At4g34220; the encoded protein is MSLNSQNLHLWWRLLSFLLLLLQSVTSQFVTPLNSDGIHLLKFKYSILSDPLSVLKNWNYDDVTPCSWHGVACSEIGAPGTPDFFRVTSLALPNSQLLGSISEDLGLIQYLRHIDLSNNFLNGSLPNTIFNSSQLQVLSLSNNVISGELPQLIGKMTNLKLLNLSDNAFAGLIPENLSTLPNLTIVSLKSNYFSGSVPNGFNYVEILDLSSNLLNGSLPNEFGGESLRYLNLSYNKISGTIPPAFVKQIPANTTVDLSFNNLTGPIPGSEALLNQKTEFLSGNADLCGKPLKILCTVPSTMSSAPPNVTTSSPAIAAIPKTIDSTPSTNSTGTTTSSQNVSQSGLKPATIAAIVVGDLAGMALLALIVLFIYQQRKKRYPNPKLHTNASSANNSEKKQETVSRQDAEARTVTPSLPCSCLTIKEEETSEATSSDSDCESSTAVDIIAAQNRNLPKHGTLVTVDGETNLELETLLKASAYILGNSHVSIVYKAVLEDGRAFAVRRIGECGIERMKDFENQVRAIAKLRHPNLVKVRGFCWGQEDKLLICDYVPNGSLATIDHRRAGASPLNLSLEVRLKIAKGVARGLAFIHEKKHVHGNVKPSNILLNSEMEPIISDLGLDRVLLNDVTHKANGSARKQDLPFGSIPFSTMGPSTSGVGQIMHYQAPESLLSVKPSNKWDVYSFGVVLLELLTGRVFSDRELDQWHEPGSEEEEKNRVLRIADVAIKSEIEGRENVVLAWFKLGLSCVSHVPQKRSSMKEALQILDKIAGAAPVN